In Daphnia magna isolate NIES linkage group LG5, ASM2063170v1.1, whole genome shotgun sequence, the sequence CTccatgttttcaaaagttaagtTTAACAATAACATTTAGCAACTTTTCAAATCATCTATCACCCATCCATTCTGGAGATTATGAATACTACAAGAATACCAAAAAGAGTCACTTTAATAACATAATTACACATTTGTCAGATATGCTAAACACTTCTTTTCCCAATATTTCCAATGACACTTGGTTGACATCAACACATCCTATGTTCCCTGTTCCAAGGAGGAAAATATTTACAATACAAAAGTCAACCAAAGAAAGTCCACAGTTACAAATCTCCTTAGGGGAAGAATTTTTTAATACTATGTAGTCCTATGTTCAATAACAGTATAGcaaatataaatatttgtcaTAGATAGATATGCATGTGGAAGCCAAATACAAACCATATTTACTGTTGATAGGTCATTTCAAGATTGCTTACATGAAGCCAGTATTGTGCAGATAAGCATGATGAGCAGGTTTTTCCACTGCTTATTTTTGCACACTGCAGGGTTTGCGGATAGAAACAGCACCTAACGATATGAAAAAATTGTATGACAGTAAACAAAAtctgaaagaaataacatgaAAATTAGCAAATATACTATACTGTACCATTCAAATGACGTCTAGTGAAAATCAATCTTCAAACAATCGTGTGTCAAGAAAAAGAGTGTCCCTCAGGTTGGTACGAAAAAATGGCGAATTTCAGGGTATTAACGAGTAcaaaaagaatgtttaaaacGGAACGCACTGAATATTTATCAGCTCCCCACTTAACACCTGTCCAACAAAGCCGTTCAGTTGAATATGCCACAGAATGACACATGACATACCTACCAAAGCGATAAATAAGTTCCACACGCGGCGAAGCAACGGGATTAACGATACACTAACACAAAATACAACGACCTAACGTAATACTCatatcagagtcatagaaccctggttggttcacgacatgtggaaaatcgtctgtcgtgtctaatttcggaaatagcagtcagagcctcccAGCGGGTGTATGATGTACACCAATCAGGAAACGTGTTGGAAAACTttaacagccaatcacaacatgacaaagaaaacgaacgGAGCAGACGACACCATAAAAATTGAAGCTCGAAAATAAACACtgacaatggccgttgaataactcagcttctctcgatagatgactctgattctagtttccaccactgtgccccgccccaaaaccgtcgaaattttagacatacagaccaacgaaacgcggtatagggattcctctcagcgtgaaccaaccagggttctatgactccaCTCCTATGCACGGCCTTTCACATGAAGTCCGTTGCTAAGCCGGCCTTCAAACGTAagttcgcggcctgatttagCCTAGTTTTCGTGATTTTTCGTCCAACGCCAtctgtcgtaaaaaaaatcaTACCCGAAAATCGGGTCGGCCGTCTAAATCGGAACACACCAAAATTACGGGAACACGACTTAGGACTGTAGCGTTACCTTCTATACAAGACGATGCCATTGTCCGCGTTCTAACTTAGAAGGTGAttaaacgtataaaagattaATGGAGGAAAAGGTTACTGGCGAAACATACATAGAGAATAAAGCGCGCGGCCTTCAACTTAATGATCTTCAACGTGCTGCCATCTAGCAATAACAAAAACGCTTTATAAAACCGCCATCTACGGAAAACCATGTTTACCAACTAAGATTCCACTTGTACTGTTACCAAACGAGTTTTATGAGCTTTTAAAATGGCGCTGTCGAAATCATCCAACACCTATGGACGAACAAGTTGGGAAGATTCGGTAAATAAAACTTTTTGATTTAACTCTTTTTACTGAAtttgtcatttaaaaaaaagtcttttaaaaatgttttttaggAGTTTCCTATTCTCTGCCCCACATGTCTGGGTGACAATCCTTACGTTCGGATGGTAACCAAGCTTAGCATTGTGATTATTGCTTTATGCTGACTAACGACAGTTTTGTTTACCGCCTCTAGATGAAGGAAAAATTTGGCAGTGAATGTAAAATTTGCGTTAGACCTTTCACAACCTTCAGATGGTGCCCTGGTGCACGAATGCGtttcaaaaaaacagaaatttgCCAGACTTGTGCTAAACTAAAAAATGTTTGTCAAACATGTTTGTTAGATCTTGAGTATGGTCTTCCTATTCAAGTGAGAGACCAGGCCCTTAACATAAAAGACAATATTGCAAAATCTGACGTGAACAAAGAATACTTCATCCAAAATGCTGAGAAACAGGTAAACTAAGTCTTGATTTTAGTCGGTTACTTGAGCTATTGGTAATATTCTTTTTAACAGTTGTCTGCAACTGATCATGGTGTCCCTGGTGCTGCTGGTGGTCCAGGAAAAAGTCATCCTCCTTCAGATCTCCTGATGAAACTTGCCCGCACAGCACCTTATTACAGAAGGAATTTACCTCACATTTGTTCTTTCTGGGTGAAGGGTGAGTGCAAACGTGGAGAAGAATGCCCTTACCGCCACGAGAAACCTACCGACCCAGATGATCCATTGGCTGATCAGAACATCAAAGACCGTTATTATGGCACCAATGATCCTGTGGCAGAAAAGCTGATGCGACGTGCGGCCACTCTTCCACGCTTGGATGCTCCTGAAGACAAATCCATAACCACATTATACGTGGGTAATATTGGAGAGAAGATGTTGGAAAAAGAACTACGAGATCATTTCTATCAATATGGGGAGATTCGATCCATCACCATTGTTTCGCGGCAGCAATGTGCTTTCGTTACGTATGTCACGCGTTCAGCTGCAGAGCTAGCTGCCGAAGGGACCTTCAATAAATTAATTATACAggtacaaattttttttttctctttggtaTTCGTAATTAATAGTGATTTATCATTAGAATCGCCGTCTTGTCATACGCTGGGGTAAATCTCAAGGTAAACAGAATATACCTGGAACAACAAACACAGAAGCTGGGGCTCGTTTCGAACCTGTGCCCGGCCTTCCACGGGCTTTGCCTCACCCAGAAGAATTGGAGcacaattttttcaatttagcCCCCACAACTAGTGCGTTCCCAAGTCCTTATCCACAATTTGCGCCACCCACCTATCCATTGATGGCTCCTCCACCGCCTAACCCAACGCCGAATCAGCCCGAACTTCCAGGGTTTCTCGCCGAGGGTCAATCAGGCATTCACTATCCTTCTCAAGATCCAACCCGTCTTGGAGCGATTAACAAGACAAGACAAACCTAATTCGACAGAAAGTTTCGGAATTATGATACGTTCGTCtgtaatttttgtatttcCGTTTTGGAATTTAAAATGTCACGATAAAGTTCTTACCGtatctttttatttaatacTTCTGTAAGGTCGAAATTTACAGTTATGTTATATCAAAGGCTATGGTGTTAAAGCATGGCTGTTTTAGACACCAGCTGTTGGACTACCTTTCTGGCTGACGAGATACAACCATCTAAGTTCGAATGGGTAAATCCATCCCCTCCGACTAGTAAAGGCGGCTCTCGGGAGAGCTCCAATGCACCTGGCTGATCTTCGTACGATTTCGTTACCTAAAAGAATAAACCTATAAATAACACTGCCAGGGTGAAATGAAGTATGCTCACGAAAACCTGAGAGTATCTCCACTTTTGGCATTTAAATGCTTTCGGTTCAGGTAAACCTGGAAACGATCGTTGTATAGCCTTcacaaataaattcaaaacttTTAGTCAattacattaaaaaataaaattacgtTGAATATCACCTCTTTTAAAATAGGTTCGGCTTCAGCAATATTCAGCTCGACATGTTCCAAACCAAACGGGACCGACGTGTGGAAAACCACCGAAGGTGGTAGCTCAGCTGAAATACAAAATGGTATTAAATTTAACTCATCCCAGGAAAGATAGGTTATACCTACGGCGATTTCGTCTTAGATTGTCGACTGCGATATAACGAAATACGGGATCATCCTTCAAGTAGGATGCCTTAAACGGTAAGCTCAGCTCGGCACCTTGGTCATAATACAACCCAACTGCGTAACGGGAACTGTATTCTACAGCtgaaagttttgttttcatttctttattgttttctaaaaattcaaaacagaaaagagTTATATTATAACCAAGCCATTAGAATACAATCTGCTTACCAAGAATTTCTGCTACTGTGCCCTTTAATTGCAGAACTTGAGGAACAGGGATTGTTAATACAACTGCATCAAATAGTTCCACTTTTCCTTGAAGAGTGGACACAGACCTGTTGTATTCCACAAGTCAACAGTGTTATTTATTGATACTTAATGTggtatgaaattttttgttataccatttATTATCCTGTTTAGTAATTGTAGAAATGTGGTGTTCAAATTCTGGTTGACATCCAGACTGACTAATAAAGTATTTGGCAATTGCACTCATTCCATTTGGCGCTACATAATGCTTCGTTCCTGCTTCATGCTCATGACAATTACTTATGTTAATCTTTAAAGGCTCTAAAACTCCTTTAGACAACAGCTCTTCGTATTCTCTAGAAAACAAATCCTCCAAATTAGCATTTGCATAATTGTTTCATGATAAAAACTTGCTTGCTGTGTTCTTTGGCATAATGAGGTTTGCATGTTATGTACTGAGCTCCGAGATCAGCGACACATGAGCTGTTGTGAGGACTTCGACTGGTAGACATACGACCACCTAAATTCCGCACATAAATTTAAACTCAGTCGGTATTATGACATTTAAACTGGACTGGAAGAAACAGAAAACACGAATTACCGGTGCCTTTAGCTTTTTCCCAGATAGATAGTTGTAATTGATtagaaacattttcttttgcttgctGGAGTAGCGAAGCTGCCACTAAGCTTCCTGTAATTCCACTGCCAGCGATCAAGATTTTAGGCATTTTAGTACTAAGCATATCATGAAGTTATACAATCCTAACTGCAGACGTTTGCCAAAGGGTACAATAACATCTGAATAACATTGATTAAAGCGACATTGCCACATGTAGTTAGTCACGTAACGTCATTGATAGTGACTGTGACGGACGCCGTACCTGCGACTCTGGATTGTTTAGATGAAGATTTCCATGACTGTGATCAGGTTGCTGggctgatttttttaaattgccaGTCATACCGGACATGAACATTGGTCTGAAAAGCCACATGGTCAAACGGCGAAATGAGTCTGAGGATCAGAAGGGAGAAAAAGTATTTTACAATGGTATTATGGAAAATGTTTGGAACTGTGTGTACTACCaattaaaacgaaaagaagaatTATGACCGTCTAGAATAAATGCCAAATTCCACAGGTACGGTTGCGAGAAAAACAGCCAGTTATAACCAAGTTTCTCGTGttgttttgttcctttttttttttttaagaaattttaTGACAGAATCCGGTATAATTCGAggtgaaatatttttttcaactcaTCCAGCGAATGTTccgaatcgaaaaaaaaaatcactccTCCACCGAGGCGACTTTCGGcgggcataaaaaaaaaatgttgtaaatTATCGTTGGGAATTTTTAATGGACGCACGTGAACTTTTTGGCATAAAGAAGTGGCCTTGGAGCCTGAAATCACATATTTATATtgtaagaaataaaagaaaaaaaaaatggacgagTAAGGGAGGAATAAAGATGGCGCTGAAAGACAGGGGGAGGGAGAAACGAGTTGTTTTGTAAACTAGTAAACCTTGCAACGGGATTGGGAAATAAAAGCGAGTCTCGCACGAAATCAAGAGATTTGGCTAATGTCAATGCCAAAACACTGAAATTGAATTAACAGTGATGGCGAAATTGAGTCCAAAATGAATCGGGTTAAAgatttaaatacatttttggAGGACACACAGTTATCAGCCTTTCTTCTTTGACTCGCGTTTCGCTTCTTCGACAGAAAGGTGTGTTTGGAAGAAAGAGTGGAAAGGAAGCCCGAGGCTTGTTTTTCGGAGGTTTTACTCCTCCTTCTTTTTGGGCCCATTCGAAGAGTGGAAGGTCGAAGAGTCAAGAGACTGTGGGGGCAAAGAATGTTTCCTCAGTTGTTCCGATCGGATTTTTCCAAGTCGACTATTCGAAAGTGAGCTGTCGACTGAGCTCCTCACCTTTTCTCTTCGTGCGTTACTAGACAACGCGCGCGCGCGCTACACGCACTGGCCCGTCGATCGCCAAGTCAGACCCACGTGGTGTGGGGATtttgatattaaaaaaaaaaaggagggaaaaaaaaaagtgaaaccTGTTTTTGTATATCACTGGGTCTTTCCCGAACACGTTGATCTTGTGGGGTGATGTGTGATGTGTTGTGTGAGGGAAATCCCACTCAGTCACTAGTTACGAGCCAACCCAGTGTGAATCATGTCCCACTGGCTACTGATTGAATAAGTGCGAAATTTCGTAAGGGAAATCCCACCGACGTCACCCATATTGTATTCTTACGACGTCTGagtaagtaaaaataataatgataataaaaaaacaaaacaaaaaacaaattgtttttgGGAGAGACAATTTCCTTTGGATCGATTGACAGATTTTTTAACCAAGAGATATTAAGGCAATAGAGGGGGGAGGAGGGATGTCTGCCATTTTGTAGCTCGAGGGCATTTTCAACGGGTGGAAACTTTCGAAACGGATGGGAAACTATTTCTTTTGTGCATCAGGGCCATTTTTGGAAATGTATACTTAAAAACgtcctttttttcattattgtCGTAAATTAACAAGATTTCAAAAAGCTATTACAGCCGACTATGAATCAAAATCATGAGCTTCCtcatgaaaatgtttttcaaaaattaaaatgtattttaaaacCTAGCCGATGTAAAATATCGATTAATCCAGCAATGtattttcccgttttttttttttttttctaaatttagATTGCCTTTGCTGCTGTGTTCCTAatttagatttttattttatttttccttaaaaaaaaagaaggtggtTTAAGCATGACAATTGGATGTCATTGAGAAACGTGATAGTTGGCTGGATGTCTTTAgtctaattaaaaaaatccgTATTCAAAACCCGTGCCATGGAATACTCCAACGGGACAGCAGAGGCCTATCGATACCATACACCGGCCTCGTATGACACATCAGCATTCGTCAGTCAAGCCACTGCTTATTGCGCCACCAGCAATGTATTGCCACCAGTGGAAGATTTTCATTCGGCAAGCGCAGCACGTCGATTTCATCCTTATTTGCCAGCTGGTGATCAATCGATTGTGGGTCCCAGTGCAGCCGATAACGGCCATTTTAGGAACGGATTCTCTGGTCCGTGCGATAATCAAAATGGTTTGGTTTtcgaacaacaacaagcagATCACGTCCAAACTCAACATCATTTCGCTCCGTTTGCCGACGTTTATCCGCCACCATCAAACATAAAAACGGAGCTGAATGGAGGAGGAGGCAATGAAACTGCAGAGATTCTCGATTTGGATTCTCATAAAGTTCACGTTTACCAACCGCCTGGAACTGTTATGGGTTTACCACCTGCTCCTCCGCatcaacatcatcatcattccGGCGGGGCTCTGGCACCTACGCCTCCATACACTCCAGCAACTTCAGTCGGTTCGAATTCATCATCGATGGGCTGGATGACTCCTACACCGCCACTTCCGTCTTTAGCTGCTCCACATCCGCATGAATATCGACCTAATCCATTTCCAACTTACGATTTACCTCCTATGACTGTCAACACAACTAACGGCAACAATACAACGCCCAACAGCGCCCCGGTGGCGAAATCCGCCCCTGGATGGAAACCACCAGCCAATGGGCAACCTACTGGAGGGGGAGGAAATCATGGGGGAGGTTCGGAGGCTCGTCGTCCCAAGACTTACAATTGTGAAGCTTGCAACAAGTGGTTCACATCCAGCGGTCATCTCAAGCGCCATTACAATACGACGCTTCACAAGAATGCCATTAAAGCATCCGGAGGGAATTCTAACGGAACGGCTGCTGCAGGTGAGGGTCGCCGGTCGACTACACCGTCTAGTAGGAGTACTGGAACACCTACCATCAACAGTCCAGCTGGATCGGATGAGAAAACGATGGATGACATGCCCGTACCGAGACCATCTCTCAACACCAGTCCTAAAATCATTCCATCATCACCTGGAAACGGGGACTATCGACCACCATCGCAACAAGCACCGCCTCCCTTAATCCATCATCAACAACTGGTTCAAAATGGTCCTCCACCACTTCAGTCTAACATCAGTAACTACCCACCTCAGCAACAACAACTCAATAATTCTGCGATGGATGCATACCGTTTGCCTTATTCGGGACCTGGTAATCCATCCGGATCGGGAATGATGACGGCTGGCTCTTCTGGCCCACCGCCGCCAGGTGGTCATTTACCTTATTACTGCCCCCCTCCTGTTAGCCATTCGGGCTATTCATCACCGTATCCCCAGCATgcacaacagcaacaacaacaacaacaacagcagcacgTCTATCCTCAATCCAACACTATGAGCTATCCCCCAAACTCCATTGCCCCGCCCC encodes:
- the LOC116922953 gene encoding renalase, which encodes MLSTKMPKILIAGSGITGSLVAASLLQQAKENVSNQLQLSIWEKAKGTGGRMSTSRSPHNSSCVADLGAQYITCKPHYAKEHSKEYEELLSKGVLEPLKINISNCHEHEAGTKHYVAPNGMSAIAKYFISQSGCQPEFEHHISTITKQDNKWSVSTLQGKVELFDAVVLTIPVPQVLQLKGTVAEILENNKEMKTKLSAVEYSSRYAVGLYYDQGAELSLPFKASYLKDDPVFRYIAVDNLRRNRPELPPSVVFHTSVPFGLEHVELNIAEAEPILKEAIQRSFPGLPEPKAFKCQKWRYSQVTKSYEDQPGALELSREPPLLVGGDGFTHSNLDGCISSARKVCLVLLIAPRRVGS
- the LOC116922810 gene encoding protein glass, translated to MEYSNGTAEAYRYHTPASYDTSAFVSQATAYCATSNVLPPVEDFHSASAARRFHPYLPAGDQSIVGPSAADNGHFRNGFSGPCDNQNGLVFEQQQADHVQTQHHFAPFADVYPPPSNIKTELNGGGGNETAEILDLDSHKVHVYQPPGTVMGLPPAPPHQHHHHSGGALAPTPPYTPATSVGSNSSSMGWMTPTPPLPSLAAPHPHEYRPNPFPTYDLPPMTVNTTNGNNTTPNSAPVAKSAPGWKPPANGQPTGGGGNHGGGSEARRPKTYNCEACNKWFTSSGHLKRHYNTTLHKNAIKASGGNSNGTAAAGEGRRSTTPSSRSTGTPTINSPAGSDEKTMDDMPVPRPSLNTSPKIIPSSPGNGDYRPPSQQAPPPLIHHQQLVQNGPPPLQSNISNYPPQQQQLNNSAMDAYRLPYSGPGNPSGSGMMTAGSSGPPPPGGHLPYYCPPPVSHSGYSSPYPQHAQQQQQQQQQQHVYPQSNTMSYPPNSIAPPPSSNANVQQLGVGPTASSRGIMQQHYHHEQPFMNNNNTIMEHNKIGSNGVEFNTIDADAFLIKSNESDCSAGGSDDSPVGSEDADLDMSDAEEPERLSSANIAMPVMNKTNGGAVKSRAVVADNGGTATVGSFKCTQCDKAFNRVCYLTQHNNTFHKGDKPFKCHMCGKRFPNAELFDQHQQKHAGDKPYKCPLCPKQFNHKTDLRRHMCLHTGQKPFMCQVCNKGFIRKDHMVKHVQTHTRRNALHSHPPASAS